In Campylobacter mucosalis, a single window of DNA contains:
- the fdhD gene encoding formate dehydrogenase accessory sulfurtransferase FdhD yields MQPIFTMTITKFKANDSFECDDILVREIKLDININGIRVGSMMATPTDLEPLGIGYLLSENILSSFSDVSSVKFNESELVLDVKAEINEDSLKNHTAEAVIISGCGRSVTANVDPKNLKSKIIENGIKFQRAEISKQMSEFYTQCDLYEKTGCVHTAKLKIDDKFYIGEDIAQHNTIDKAIGKAVMDGANLNKGLLMVSGRLSSEMVVKAVTNGIPVLVSRTAPTSLGVLIARKFNLTLCGFARGENLNVYSASERIYA; encoded by the coding sequence ATGCAACCTATTTTTACTATGACGATAACAAAATTCAAAGCAAACGATAGTTTTGAGTGTGATGATATTTTGGTCAGAGAGATAAAGCTTGATATAAATATAAATGGCATACGAGTTGGTTCTATGATGGCAACGCCAACAGATCTTGAGCCACTTGGCATAGGTTATCTTTTAAGCGAAAATATCCTAAGCTCATTTTCTGATGTAAGTAGCGTAAAATTTAACGAGAGTGAACTTGTGCTAGACGTTAAAGCAGAAATTAACGAAGATAGTTTAAAAAATCACACTGCAGAGGCGGTTATCATAAGTGGTTGTGGCAGAAGCGTGACAGCAAATGTTGATCCTAAAAATTTAAAATCAAAAATTATAGAAAACGGCATAAAATTTCAACGAGCAGAAATTTCAAAACAGATGAGCGAGTTTTACACCCAGTGCGATCTTTATGAAAAAACTGGCTGTGTGCATACTGCAAAGCTAAAAATCGATGATAAATTTTACATAGGCGAGGATATAGCACAGCACAACACAATCGACAAAGCTATCGGAAAAGCCGTAATGGACGGAGCTAATCTAAACAAAGGGCTTTTAATGGTAAGTGGTCGTTTAAGCTCAGAAATGGTCGTAAAGGCGGTTACAAACGGCATACCAGTGCTGGTTTCTCGCACGGCACCAACTAGTCTTGGGGTTTTAATAGCTAGAAAATTTAACCTAACTCTTTGTGGTTTTGCACGCGGAGAGAATTTAAACGTTTATAGTGCTTCGGAGCGAATTTATGCGTGA
- a CDS encoding formate dehydrogenase subunit gamma, translated as MSAFALNLPDGTNQYDSNVWAAGRVENIKGYEDGMGKIFTFIQGNDYFAYGVVAIILAVIGAFALHFLIIGPKHFSHDGKKVYAFDIVERVSHGIAAISWVILVPTGIIMMWGSAFGGGAFVKFMKDLHGLSTIAFAISVLPMMFYWTIRMLPVVYDIRWMFIVGGYLSKKKRPVPAGKFNAGQKAWYWVAIPGGLVMIATGAAMYFLDFKAVPVATWIGISQIEVLRWSAVIHNILGIVCAVFFLVHIYMAAIAIHGAIWSMVTGYKEEEEVYVLHHYWYQELVSKNKIPVSEYEKVYDKLK; from the coding sequence ATGAGTGCGTTTGCGCTTAATCTACCGGACGGAACAAACCAGTATGATAGCAATGTTTGGGCTGCAGGTAGAGTTGAAAACATAAAAGGCTACGAAGACGGAATGGGTAAAATTTTTACCTTTATACAGGGTAATGATTATTTTGCGTACGGCGTTGTAGCTATTATTTTGGCTGTTATTGGTGCGTTTGCTTTACACTTTTTAATCATAGGACCAAAACACTTTAGTCACGATGGTAAAAAGGTGTATGCATTTGATATAGTTGAGCGTGTATCTCACGGAATAGCTGCTATTTCGTGGGTTATTTTGGTTCCAACTGGTATCATTATGATGTGGGGTAGTGCTTTTGGTGGCGGTGCGTTTGTGAAATTTATGAAAGATTTACACGGACTATCTACTATCGCGTTTGCTATATCTGTATTGCCGATGATGTTTTATTGGACTATTAGAATGCTTCCGGTAGTTTATGATATTCGCTGGATGTTTATAGTAGGTGGATACCTTTCTAAGAAAAAACGCCCAGTTCCTGCGGGTAAATTTAATGCTGGTCAAAAGGCTTGGTATTGGGTAGCAATACCTGGTGGTCTTGTTATGATAGCTACTGGTGCTGCTATGTACTTCCTTGATTTTAAAGCAGTTCCTGTTGCTACTTGGATTGGAATTTCTCAGATTGAGGTTTTACGCTGGAGTGCTGTTATACACAATATTTTAGGTATAGTGTGTGCAGTATTTTTCTTAGTTCATATCTATATGGCTGCTATTGCTATTCACGGAGCTATATGGTCTATGGTTACAGGCTATAAAGAGGAGGAAGAGGTTTATGTACTTCATCACTACTGGTATCAAGAGCTTGTTTCTAAGAATAAAATTCCAGTTTCAGAATACGAAAAAGTTTATGATAAACTAAAATAA
- the fdh3B gene encoding formate dehydrogenase FDH3 subunit beta: MEKFNDAQRLKFYCDDDRCIDCNGCAVACDEAHELPIGVRRRRVITLNEGIQGKEISTSIACMHCEDAPCSLVCPVDCFHIRPDGVVLHDKEVCIGCGYCLYACPFGAPQFPREGIFGAKGAMDKCTMCAGGVNTQTNSEHEFEEYGQNRIAEGKVPVCAAMCSTKALLVGESAIIEQIYLDRVSARGYGVKNIKESPTWKIAYYTKDRV, from the coding sequence ATGGAAAAATTTAACGATGCACAAAGACTAAAATTTTATTGCGATGATGATAGATGTATTGATTGCAATGGCTGTGCAGTAGCTTGTGACGAAGCTCACGAGTTGCCAATAGGTGTTCGCCGCCGCCGTGTTATAACACTAAACGAGGGCATACAAGGCAAAGAAATTTCAACTTCTATCGCTTGTATGCACTGCGAAGACGCACCTTGTTCACTTGTTTGTCCGGTTGATTGTTTTCACATTAGACCTGACGGGGTTGTTCTTCACGATAAAGAGGTATGTATAGGTTGTGGCTACTGCCTTTATGCTTGTCCATTTGGTGCACCTCAGTTTCCTAGAGAGGGAATTTTTGGTGCAAAAGGCGCTATGGATAAATGCACAATGTGTGCTGGTGGCGTAAATACACAAACAAACTCAGAGCACGAATTTGAAGAGTATGGTCAAAACCGCATAGCAGAGGGCAAAGTACCTGTATGTGCGGCAATGTGTTCGACTAAAGCTTTACTTGTGGGAGAATCTGCTATAATTGAACAGATTTATCTTGATCGGGTCAGCGCAAGAGGATATGGTGTTAAAAACATCAAAGAATCTCCGACTTGGAAAATCGCGTATTATACAAAGGATAGAGTATGA
- a CDS encoding winged helix-turn-helix domain-containing protein — translation MRDLVAQSIKKFVNKNGRLDCGTAFKISDKLGVDIGLVGEIATQLGIKIDACELGQFGKLPIDFGSVLTYKNLQPNIDEKHRITCFDARAAAQGVGMKKIRSTLRDYNIDVKYCQLGCFKEKKGKKMIVKTKTWIENSEGELLFGKGKTEVLEVIAEAGSIVKAAEILGMNYKKCWTHLQILSKNLDEELVVTQKGGGENAGTTLNPRAYELINAYKQLQRDIEDFANKRFKELFLSDQKDRVTNQ, via the coding sequence ATGCGTGATTTGGTAGCACAAAGTATAAAAAAATTTGTAAATAAAAATGGCAGACTTGATTGTGGGACGGCATTTAAAATTTCAGATAAACTCGGCGTTGATATCGGACTTGTTGGCGAGATAGCTACCCAGCTTGGCATAAAGATTGACGCTTGTGAGCTTGGTCAGTTTGGCAAACTTCCTATCGATTTTGGAAGCGTATTAACATATAAAAATTTACAGCCAAATATCGATGAAAAGCACAGGATAACCTGTTTTGACGCAAGGGCGGCAGCACAGGGCGTTGGTATGAAAAAGATCAGATCTACTTTGCGTGATTACAACATAGATGTAAAATACTGCCAACTTGGCTGTTTTAAGGAAAAAAAGGGAAAGAAAATGATAGTAAAGACAAAAACTTGGATAGAAAATAGCGAGGGCGAGTTGCTTTTTGGCAAGGGTAAAACCGAAGTTTTAGAGGTTATCGCAGAGGCTGGAAGTATTGTAAAAGCAGCTGAAATTTTGGGTATGAACTATAAAAAATGCTGGACACATCTTCAAATTTTATCTAAAAATTTAGACGAAGAGCTAGTCGTCACACAAAAGGGTGGTGGCGAAAATGCTGGAACTACCTTAAACCCACGTGCGTATGAGCTCATAAACGCCTATAAACAGCTTCAAAGAGATATAGAGGACTTTGCAAATAAACGCTTTAAAGAGCTATTTTTAAGCGATCAAAAAGATAGGGTTACAAACCAGTAA
- a CDS encoding putative bifunctional diguanylate cyclase/phosphodiesterase has product MKNRFPISTLLSCFVIFVLFAAYIYALDYDRKDLANALSVVFSMSMAIFMLKQLMTCNCVDFKWGNIVASFAVWGFADCIFITYETDTIGDNFILHSVYAMPVFFMFISFISIGYSYFRHSSIIQARIDISVIFIASMGFLLSFLSEQNFANNISNANFFFNTFYIFIDVFIFLSSLFMMFSIRNLSEYKDTRILLIGFAIYGFYDVFYSINDINGKLLDNTFADAMFFIVFIVFFVASLYAKKYKNIRLDENFGVGVLKKTLLLVFMPILKYIFDDNSEMTYIIFMLVLALFYAILSLNIASNTQSRLAIESEKAQKAKLKREIQEYVAKLEHTNNQLNEQSKYDYLTKAYNRPYFLTLLSEMIKTKDLGEQINVYSIDLNRFKTINDSHGHYVGDEVLVKLIESLKEILPPNSIIARFAGDDIAIATKKRELQNDYVEFAQKLLKRIRVPITIDGIKINLSAKIGVGFTQTSQIKVEDLLAKSLAALNKAKSDTKHSFVLYDEELGNALLQENSIQILLDSVKFDKEFSLVYQPQYEINGKKLIGAEALIRWHSPIKGFISPGLFIPIAEQSSIIVNIGKWVSKKAIEKIAYINKTYNTNLKMSINVSPKQIDSVNFVDNMLDTINSCDVKTSSVCFEITEMSWMSNEEIIKEILQNFQDNGIDVAIDDFGTGFSSLSYINKYKINKLKIAKELVDDIQTDDVSKDVVRAIIALAKTLGIKTIAEGVESEEQLEILRDFGCDEVQGYVWSKPLHESDFEALVQRMSGRA; this is encoded by the coding sequence GTGAAAAATAGATTTCCAATATCAACGCTGTTGTCTTGTTTTGTTATCTTTGTTTTGTTTGCTGCTTATATTTATGCACTTGATTATGATAGAAAAGATTTAGCAAACGCTCTATCTGTTGTATTTAGCATGTCTATGGCAATTTTTATGCTTAAACAACTTATGACTTGCAATTGTGTTGATTTTAAGTGGGGAAATATTGTTGCATCATTTGCGGTTTGGGGTTTTGCTGATTGTATCTTTATAACATATGAAACTGATACTATCGGAGATAACTTTATTCTCCATAGTGTCTATGCTATGCCAGTATTTTTTATGTTCATATCTTTTATATCTATTGGATACTCGTATTTTAGGCACTCATCTATCATTCAGGCACGTATAGACATTAGTGTGATTTTTATCGCTTCTATGGGATTTTTGCTCTCTTTCTTATCTGAGCAAAATTTTGCAAATAACATCTCAAATGCAAATTTTTTCTTTAACACATTTTATATTTTTATCGATGTTTTTATATTTTTAAGCTCGCTTTTTATGATGTTTTCTATTAGAAATTTATCAGAGTATAAAGATACAAGGATACTTCTTATAGGTTTTGCAATTTATGGGTTTTATGATGTGTTTTACTCCATTAACGATATTAACGGCAAGTTACTTGATAATACATTTGCTGATGCTATGTTTTTTATTGTTTTTATCGTGTTTTTTGTAGCTTCTTTGTATGCAAAAAAATACAAGAATATTAGGTTGGATGAAAATTTTGGAGTTGGCGTTTTAAAAAAGACTTTGCTTTTGGTTTTTATGCCTATTTTAAAATATATATTTGATGATAATTCAGAGATGACATACATTATTTTTATGTTAGTTTTGGCTCTGTTTTATGCTATTTTATCGCTAAACATAGCTAGTAACACACAAAGTAGATTAGCCATTGAGAGCGAGAAGGCTCAAAAGGCAAAACTAAAAAGAGAGATACAAGAGTATGTCGCCAAACTCGAACATACAAACAATCAACTTAACGAGCAAAGCAAGTATGATTACCTTACAAAAGCCTACAACAGACCATACTTTCTAACGCTTTTATCTGAGATGATTAAGACAAAGGATCTTGGAGAGCAGATAAATGTTTATAGTATAGATTTAAATCGTTTTAAGACTATAAACGATAGCCATGGGCATTATGTTGGCGATGAGGTGCTTGTAAAGTTGATTGAAAGTTTAAAAGAAATTTTGCCACCAAATTCGATAATAGCAAGATTTGCAGGAGATGATATAGCTATAGCTACCAAAAAACGAGAGCTACAAAATGACTATGTCGAATTTGCCCAAAAACTGCTAAAACGCATACGTGTACCAATTACGATAGATGGCATAAAGATAAATTTGAGTGCCAAAATAGGTGTGGGTTTTACACAAACTAGTCAGATAAAAGTTGAGGACTTACTTGCTAAATCTTTGGCTGCGCTTAATAAAGCAAAGAGCGATACAAAGCATAGTTTTGTGCTTTATGATGAGGAGCTTGGCAATGCACTTTTGCAAGAAAATAGCATACAAATTTTACTAGATAGTGTGAAATTTGATAAGGAATTTAGCCTAGTTTATCAACCCCAGTATGAAATTAATGGCAAAAAACTAATAGGCGCTGAAGCTCTTATAAGGTGGCACTCGCCGATAAAAGGCTTTATCTCTCCTGGGCTTTTTATACCTATTGCTGAGCAAAGTTCAATTATAGTAAACATAGGCAAGTGGGTTAGTAAAAAAGCGATAGAGAAAATCGCCTACATTAATAAAACTTACAACACAAATTTAAAGATGAGCATAAACGTTTCGCCAAAGCAGATAGATAGCGTAAATTTCGTAGATAATATGCTAGATACCATAAACTCTTGCGATGTTAAAACCAGCTCTGTTTGCTTTGAGATTACTGAGATGAGCTGGATGAGCAACGAAGAGATTATTAAAGAAATTTTACAAAATTTTCAAGATAACGGTATAGACGTTGCCATAGATGATTTTGGAACGGGTTTTTCATCGCTAAGTTATATCAATAAATACAAAATTAACAAGCTAAAAATAGCCAAAGAGTTAGTCGATGACATCCAAACCGATGATGTAAGCAAAGATGTCGTAAGAGCTATCATCGCCCTAGCTAAGACGCTGGGTATAAAAACTATAGCAGAGGGCGTTGAGAGCGAGGAGCAGCTAGAAATTTTAAGAGATTTTGGCTGTGATGAGGTGCAGGGTTATGTTTGGAGTAAACCACTGCACGAGTCCGATTTTGAAGCGTTAGTTCAAAGGATGAGTGGCAGGGCTTAA
- a CDS encoding acyl-CoA thioesterase, protein MQILKDFGEPRIKVVALPKDTNSAGNIFGGWILSQIDLAGATAAREVAPERVVTISMQEVVFKEPVFIGDVVSCYAKITNVGKTSIKTQIEVTALRLNEGGFRECIHVTSAVATYVSVTKDGRKKPIDDELRRIHGF, encoded by the coding sequence ATGCAAATTCTAAAAGATTTTGGCGAACCTCGTATAAAAGTTGTAGCACTTCCAAAGGATACAAACTCAGCAGGTAATATCTTTGGCGGCTGGATACTTAGTCAAATCGACCTAGCCGGTGCAACAGCAGCGCGCGAGGTAGCTCCAGAGAGAGTTGTGACTATCTCTATGCAAGAGGTTGTATTTAAAGAGCCTGTTTTCATAGGCGATGTGGTAAGTTGCTACGCAAAAATAACAAACGTCGGCAAAACTTCGATAAAAACGCAGATAGAAGTAACCGCTCTAAGGCTAAACGAGGGTGGATTTCGCGAATGTATACACGTCACAAGTGCGGTTGCCACCTATGTGAGCGTCACAAAAGACGGCAGAAAAAAACCAATAGATGACGAGCTAAGGCGAATCCACGGATTTTAA
- the ciaB gene encoding invasion protein CiaB, whose translation MNNFKRLAEILKNSKNELNSLYKTLDGKILDDALAVSGLSGSKSERMALLRRIVDLKVDPLENELKKLGKSDEQIKTIKKSMFEFVKNLYEKRFLDLIFRVQNEKILDEFNLAIIRLMHDCGVVLNGWQVAWEEHILDTINAEFDAKFDTQKEASEFCDKFELFMRDEYANKADRVYGAVIKTGDTYELKPYAVVFEKYVKELSLKFDKNIEILTKLAKKEAHQSYITYFKKLKEAFCERDTNRVILAWQNAEKAWMSVRGELQPGHPLEYYEDAYTHAVALEWDIRLAGSSEVDEAKFKQNIISSYEQICKNIGSNNPLMNAQVVQNVNRTQLYVSVPLIFYGAELNGLFSAQVVPNDESVSQKCGKKIFAFIDHVYESAKAKPFMKLSSEIFSKDFLDFNREILFLKPNVWKKVYEISTIGHEFGHILFIDKDTETTMNKSGVFKFIEEYKATTGGLINFFFHEQDEYKMAVFAELIARSVGLIAWREVSEVRAYYCEGLIHLSLLFSSGVLKFDDKILSIDFTQSGYERFKKACLANYELLAKHYSDKLEAGEFLSKFCINDSISYLPKDTKTADFVQYFYDRYKAIGNELDDSDEWTKWQKRANEI comes from the coding sequence ATGAATAATTTTAAAAGATTAGCAGAAATTTTAAAAAATAGTAAAAATGAGTTAAACTCTCTTTATAAAACTCTAGATGGTAAAATTTTGGACGACGCTTTGGCTGTAAGTGGGCTTAGCGGGAGTAAATCTGAGCGTATGGCACTGCTTCGTAGGATAGTTGATTTAAAGGTTGATCCGCTAGAAAATGAGCTAAAAAAGCTAGGCAAAAGCGACGAGCAGATAAAAACTATCAAAAAATCGATGTTTGAGTTTGTAAAAAATTTATATGAAAAACGCTTTTTAGACCTTATATTTCGTGTCCAAAATGAGAAAATTTTAGATGAGTTTAATCTAGCTATTATAAGACTTATGCACGATTGTGGCGTGGTTTTAAATGGTTGGCAGGTTGCTTGGGAGGAGCATATTTTAGATACGATAAATGCCGAGTTTGACGCTAAATTTGACACACAAAAAGAGGCTAGTGAGTTTTGCGATAAATTTGAGCTTTTTATGCGTGATGAGTATGCAAATAAGGCTGATAGAGTATATGGTGCGGTTATAAAAACTGGCGATACTTATGAGCTAAAGCCATACGCTGTCGTGTTTGAAAAATATGTAAAAGAGCTATCTTTGAAATTTGATAAAAATATAGAAATTTTAACAAAACTTGCAAAAAAAGAAGCCCATCAAAGCTATATAACATATTTTAAAAAGCTAAAAGAGGCGTTTTGTGAGCGTGATACAAATCGTGTGATTTTGGCGTGGCAAAATGCTGAAAAGGCTTGGATGAGCGTAAGGGGTGAACTTCAGCCGGGACATCCGCTTGAGTATTACGAAGATGCATACACTCACGCTGTGGCACTTGAGTGGGACATTAGACTTGCTGGTAGTAGCGAGGTTGATGAGGCGAAATTTAAACAAAACATCATCTCTTCATACGAGCAAATTTGTAAAAATATAGGCTCAAACAATCCTTTAATGAACGCTCAAGTTGTCCAAAATGTAAATCGCACACAGCTTTATGTATCGGTGCCTTTGATATTTTATGGTGCTGAGTTAAATGGGCTTTTTTCGGCTCAAGTCGTGCCAAACGATGAAAGCGTAAGCCAGAAGTGCGGAAAGAAAATTTTTGCCTTTATAGATCACGTTTATGAGAGCGCAAAGGCAAAGCCGTTTATGAAGCTTAGCTCTGAAATTTTTAGCAAAGATTTTTTGGATTTTAACCGCGAAATTTTGTTTTTAAAGCCAAATGTTTGGAAAAAAGTTTATGAAATTTCGACTATTGGGCACGAGTTTGGGCATATTTTATTTATCGATAAAGATACCGAAACTACGATGAATAAAAGTGGTGTGTTTAAATTTATAGAGGAGTATAAGGCGACTACTGGTGGGCTTATTAATTTTTTCTTTCACGAGCAAGATGAGTATAAGATGGCTGTTTTTGCCGAGCTTATAGCAAGGTCGGTCGGGCTTATTGCATGGAGAGAGGTTAGCGAGGTTAGGGCGTATTATTGCGAGGGGCTTATACATTTATCGCTACTTTTTAGCTCTGGTGTTTTAAAATTTGATGATAAAATTTTAAGCATTGATTTTACTCAAAGTGGTTATGAGCGTTTTAAAAAGGCTTGTTTGGCAAACTATGAGCTTTTGGCAAAACACTACTCAGACAAGCTAGAAGCCGGTGAGTTTTTATCTAAATTTTGTATAAATGATAGCATATCTTATTTGCCAAAAGATACGAAAACTGCTGATTTTGTGCAGTATTTTTATGACAGATATAAAGCCATTGGTAACGAGCTAGACGATAGTGATGAGTGGACTAAGTGGCAAAAAAGGGCAAATGAGATATAA
- a CDS encoding YcxB family protein: MKQELILTSQDILEYQTLAIFGSKKARNMLKFNTLGIFAELMIAFFIIEKLFSIKYLSVAGIVLGVLWLIFYPKFLKQKRLKILKRLKNENELNKTMFIELFDDEFSFYENEAKERFAYSQITEIYETAGVYVVYIGTLYIILPKPKCEHIISALAKKSGKYILKFENLNYQNVIEGKF, translated from the coding sequence ATGAAACAAGAGTTGATACTGACATCACAGGATATTTTAGAGTATCAAACACTTGCTATTTTTGGCTCAAAAAAGGCTAGAAATATGCTTAAGTTTAATACACTTGGCATTTTTGCTGAGCTGATGATAGCATTTTTTATAATCGAGAAACTATTTAGCATTAAGTATCTATCGGTCGCTGGTATCGTGCTTGGCGTGTTGTGGCTGATTTTTTATCCAAAATTTTTAAAGCAAAAACGGCTAAAAATTTTAAAACGGCTAAAAAATGAAAATGAGCTAAACAAAACAATGTTTATCGAGCTTTTTGACGATGAGTTTAGCTTTTATGAAAATGAAGCAAAGGAGCGTTTTGCGTATAGCCAAATAACTGAAATTTACGAAACGGCTGGTGTTTACGTCGTTTATATCGGCACTTTGTATATAATTTTGCCAAAACCAAAGTGCGAACACATCATAAGTGCTTTGGCAAAAAAATCAGGCAAATATATACTAAAATTTGAAAATTTAAACTATCAAAATGTAATAGAGGGCAAATTTTAA